A stretch of Imperialibacter roseus DNA encodes these proteins:
- a CDS encoding ABC-F family ATP-binding cassette domain-containing protein, with the protein MISINNLNYNIGSRVLYEGANLHIKPKDKIGLIGLNGTGKSTLLKMIVGDLTIDGGDISQSKDCTIGFLNQDLLSYQSAEPILDVAMKAFAEAVDIHHKIDKVLAEMEANYSDDLVTKLTKLQERFEALDGYAIQSKAEEILEGIGFSTKDLTRPLKEFSGGWRMRVMLAKLLLEKPSLLMLDEPTNHLDLPSIQWVESYLKTYEGAVIVVSHDRHFINNTVNTIVEVSNGKLNLYAGNYDFYLQEKELRNEIQKNAFENQQQKIKQTEKFIERFKAKATKARQVQSRVKALDRMDKIDDVLDENAKVNFRFNFNKPSGRHVIQLTDVSKSYGDLVILKNTNAHIERGDKIALIGANGKGKSTLLRIIAGTDKVNGKREEGYNVIKSFYAQHQLEALNIEYEILEEMKASGTDKTEMQLRSVLGCFLFSDEDVFKKIKVLSGGEKSRVALAKTLISEANFLLLDEPTNHLDIQSVNILIQALQQYEGTFIVVSHDRYFVTEIANKIWYIENNEIKEYPGTYEEYMWWKEKQAAAAPTVQPQVKKEEPKAKPKPAPSQTNNLSMEAQKELKALRKKLDGIENEILETEVKIEEAEKELASPEVFESPDALAQSNEKYQLIKAELEKLNDQWEETGIKIEELEKQLA; encoded by the coding sequence ATGATCTCAATCAATAATTTGAATTACAATATTGGCTCAAGAGTGCTGTACGAAGGGGCCAACCTGCACATAAAACCCAAAGACAAAATAGGGCTCATCGGCCTTAACGGAACAGGTAAGTCCACGCTGCTTAAAATGATTGTTGGTGACCTCACTATCGACGGTGGGGACATCAGCCAAAGTAAGGACTGCACCATTGGCTTTCTCAACCAGGACCTCCTCTCCTACCAATCTGCCGAACCCATTTTGGACGTGGCCATGAAAGCTTTCGCAGAAGCTGTCGACATTCACCACAAAATTGACAAGGTGTTGGCTGAAATGGAGGCCAATTATAGCGATGACCTGGTAACCAAACTTACCAAACTTCAGGAGAGATTCGAAGCGCTGGACGGCTACGCTATTCAATCAAAGGCTGAAGAGATATTGGAAGGTATCGGCTTTAGCACTAAAGACCTTACCAGACCCCTGAAGGAGTTCTCTGGTGGATGGAGAATGCGGGTGATGTTAGCAAAGCTGCTGCTTGAAAAGCCTTCGCTCCTCATGCTTGATGAACCTACCAACCACCTTGACCTTCCGTCCATTCAATGGGTAGAAAGCTACCTCAAAACATACGAAGGTGCGGTGATAGTGGTGTCTCACGACAGGCATTTTATCAACAACACGGTAAACACGATCGTGGAGGTAAGCAATGGAAAACTTAACCTTTACGCCGGTAACTACGATTTTTACCTGCAGGAGAAAGAGCTGAGAAATGAGATTCAAAAGAACGCCTTTGAAAACCAGCAGCAAAAGATTAAGCAGACCGAAAAGTTCATTGAACGATTCAAAGCCAAGGCTACCAAGGCCCGCCAGGTGCAAAGCCGTGTGAAGGCACTGGATAGAATGGACAAGATAGACGATGTGCTGGATGAAAACGCCAAAGTCAACTTCAGGTTCAACTTCAATAAGCCCAGCGGGCGCCATGTGATTCAGCTCACAGACGTATCCAAAAGCTACGGCGATCTCGTCATTCTCAAAAATACCAATGCTCATATAGAGCGAGGCGATAAAATTGCTTTGATCGGAGCCAACGGAAAAGGAAAGTCGACTTTGCTGCGCATCATCGCCGGCACCGACAAGGTGAATGGCAAGAGGGAGGAAGGCTACAACGTTATCAAGTCGTTCTACGCACAGCACCAGCTGGAGGCATTGAACATCGAGTACGAGATTCTTGAAGAAATGAAAGCTTCAGGAACAGACAAGACGGAGATGCAGCTGCGAAGTGTGCTGGGTTGTTTTCTTTTCTCCGATGAAGATGTTTTTAAAAAAATAAAGGTACTTTCCGGGGGCGAAAAGTCGAGGGTGGCGCTGGCCAAAACGTTGATTTCTGAGGCCAACTTCCTGCTGCTTGATGAACCTACCAACCACCTCGACATTCAGTCGGTCAACATCCTCATCCAGGCCCTGCAGCAGTATGAGGGAACATTTATTGTTGTATCTCACGACCGCTACTTTGTAACGGAAATCGCCAATAAAATCTGGTATATTGAGAACAACGAAATAAAGGAGTACCCGGGCACCTACGAGGAGTACATGTGGTGGAAAGAAAAGCAAGCGGCAGCAGCCCCCACCGTGCAGCCCCAGGTGAAAAAAGAAGAACCCAAGGCTAAGCCAAAGCCAGCCCCAAGCCAGACCAATAACTTATCGATGGAGGCTCAGAAAGAGCTAAAAGCCCTGCGCAAAAAACTGGATGGAATAGAAAACGAAATTCTGGAGACTGAGGTAAAGATCGAAGAGGCGGAAAAAGAGCTTGCCTCTCCTGAAGTATTCGAGTCACCCGATGCTCTGGCACAAAGCAATGAAAAATACCAACTGATCAAAGCAGAGCTTGAAAAGCTAAATGATCAATGGGAAGAAACCGGAATAAAAATTGAAGAGTTGGAGAAGCAATTAGCCTGA
- a CDS encoding ion transporter, which produces MEKVKKILESDRFQYFIIGLIVLNSITIGLETSPTTMAFTGDWLYLLDEVILGIFVVELLVKLLVYRAKFFGESWNIFDLSIVLLALIPSAGNLSILRTLRILRTLRLLKNVPKLRIIIEALLKSIPSIGWIGVLVMIIFYIFAVIGTSLYGEQFPQWFGNLGASMFTLFQIMTLESWASGIARPVMEQLPNAWVFFVPFILLATYTTLNIFIAIVVNTMNELHQYDIDEEERKLKEFVHEENVELQHLLEELKAQVARIEKKVKG; this is translated from the coding sequence GTGGAAAAAGTAAAGAAGATTCTTGAAAGCGATCGTTTTCAGTATTTCATCATAGGACTTATTGTACTGAATTCAATCACTATTGGGCTTGAAACATCTCCCACCACAATGGCCTTCACAGGAGATTGGCTTTACCTGCTCGATGAGGTCATTTTGGGGATTTTTGTTGTCGAGCTATTGGTAAAGCTGCTGGTTTACCGGGCCAAATTCTTTGGCGAATCGTGGAACATCTTTGACCTTTCCATCGTGCTGCTTGCGTTGATCCCCTCAGCCGGTAACTTGTCTATTCTCCGTACGCTCAGGATACTCCGCACACTTAGATTACTGAAGAATGTACCGAAGCTGAGGATCATTATTGAAGCCCTTCTAAAATCGATTCCCAGCATTGGCTGGATAGGTGTGCTGGTAATGATCATCTTTTACATTTTCGCTGTTATAGGCACCAGCCTTTATGGAGAACAGTTTCCACAGTGGTTTGGTAACCTTGGAGCCTCCATGTTCACGCTGTTTCAGATAATGACGCTGGAGAGCTGGGCCTCGGGCATAGCGAGGCCGGTGATGGAGCAGCTGCCCAATGCCTGGGTGTTCTTCGTGCCATTTATACTCCTGGCTACATACACCACGCTCAATATTTTTATCGCCATTGTAGTGAACACGATGAATGAACTCCATCAATACGATATCGACGAAGAGGAGCGAAAACTTAAAGAATTTGTACACGAGGAAAACGTAGAACTTCAACACCTCCTTGAGGAGCTGAAGGCTCAGGTGGCCAGAATTGAAAAAAAGGTGAAGGGCTGA
- a CDS encoding PQQ-dependent sugar dehydrogenase has protein sequence MILKPIRLAFYLSVGVLSVAISSCGESNKEAATTEEVAEDVMTNDGDSLSKINLPAGFEISIYASGIDHARSMTISPSGTIYVGNRGGDKIYAIQDTDKDGKADKTIVVASGLKTPNGVAFKDGDLYVGEISRLLKYPNVEANLEAVGEPVVVYDDYPTDEHHGWKYIAFGPDGKLYVPVGAPCNICESENEIYATITRMNPDGTGREIFARGVRNTVGMTWDAEGNMWFTDNGRDMLGDDMPDCELNKATEAGMHFGYPYCHAGDISDPEFGSKFPCSDFVAPAQKLGAHVAPLGLRFYNGDMFPAEYKGSIFIAQHGSWNRSKKSGYRIGLVKVENGKAVNYSTFADGWLDEAEQEAWGRPVDVQVMPDGSLLISDDKAGVIYRVTYKA, from the coding sequence ATGATATTGAAACCAATTCGACTAGCTTTTTACCTCTCAGTAGGTGTATTGTCAGTTGCAATTTCTTCTTGCGGTGAGTCAAATAAGGAGGCTGCCACAACAGAGGAGGTTGCTGAGGACGTAATGACCAATGATGGCGACAGCCTTAGTAAGATTAATCTGCCTGCAGGCTTTGAAATTTCTATTTACGCAAGCGGCATAGATCACGCCAGATCCATGACGATAAGCCCCAGCGGAACAATATACGTGGGCAATAGAGGAGGAGACAAAATCTACGCTATTCAGGATACAGACAAGGACGGCAAAGCAGACAAGACAATTGTTGTGGCTTCTGGCCTGAAAACGCCCAATGGTGTGGCTTTCAAAGATGGCGATTTGTACGTTGGTGAGATCAGCCGGCTTCTGAAATACCCAAATGTGGAGGCGAATCTGGAAGCTGTTGGCGAGCCGGTTGTTGTTTACGACGACTACCCGACTGACGAGCATCATGGCTGGAAGTACATTGCGTTTGGCCCTGATGGCAAATTATACGTGCCAGTTGGTGCACCATGCAATATTTGCGAAAGTGAGAACGAAATTTACGCCACCATTACCAGAATGAACCCTGACGGAACGGGCCGTGAGATTTTTGCAAGAGGTGTGAGGAACACTGTGGGCATGACCTGGGATGCTGAAGGAAACATGTGGTTTACTGACAATGGTAGAGATATGCTGGGTGATGATATGCCTGATTGCGAGCTCAACAAAGCCACCGAGGCTGGCATGCACTTTGGCTACCCTTACTGCCATGCAGGGGACATCTCCGACCCGGAGTTCGGTTCAAAATTTCCTTGCTCTGACTTCGTTGCTCCTGCTCAGAAGCTTGGTGCTCATGTGGCGCCGCTCGGTCTTAGATTCTACAATGGAGACATGTTCCCTGCGGAATACAAGGGCAGTATTTTCATAGCACAGCATGGCTCATGGAACAGAAGCAAGAAGTCTGGCTACAGAATAGGGCTGGTGAAAGTGGAAAATGGTAAAGCTGTTAACTACTCGACTTTTGCAGATGGATGGCTCGATGAAGCAGAGCAGGAAGCCTGGGGACGCCCGGTAGATGTGCAGGTAATGCCAGACGGCTCACTGCTTATTTCTGACGACAAGGCTGGAGTGATTTACAGAGTTACCTACAAGGCCTAA
- a CDS encoding toxin-antitoxin system YwqK family antitoxin, with protein MKATIINSIFLAGLFLGCSQSQTVSDGPAFADLPPSAVRTPYPGDESLVKVHVLDINDKITAEGDYLNGQKEGSWTEYYPTGVVKMVTSYVKGKKQGPQVIVDENGQVTEKAYFFDGQLHGTYVKYNRKNIREERTYQFGKLNGMLRLYHDNGNLMEESPYENGVREGIAKWYNTDGEVTIEYLYRNGEWIKDE; from the coding sequence ATGAAGGCAACTATTATCAACTCCATCTTTCTTGCAGGACTTTTTCTTGGTTGTTCGCAATCACAAACGGTGAGTGACGGTCCCGCATTTGCTGACCTCCCCCCCAGCGCAGTACGAACACCCTACCCTGGCGATGAATCTCTTGTGAAGGTACATGTGCTCGACATCAACGATAAGATAACAGCGGAGGGCGACTACTTGAATGGGCAAAAGGAAGGCAGCTGGACAGAATACTATCCGACTGGAGTGGTAAAAATGGTTACCAGCTATGTGAAAGGCAAAAAACAAGGCCCGCAGGTGATTGTAGATGAAAACGGGCAGGTGACAGAAAAGGCCTATTTTTTCGATGGTCAGCTGCATGGCACCTATGTTAAATACAACAGAAAAAACATAAGGGAAGAACGTACCTATCAGTTCGGTAAGCTAAATGGCATGTTGAGACTCTATCACGACAATGGCAACTTGATGGAGGAGAGCCCCTACGAGAATGGCGTGAGGGAAGGCATTGCGAAATGGTACAATACCGACGGCGAGGTAACAATCGAATACCTGTACAGAAACGGGGAATGGATCAAAGACGAATGA